A genome region from Vanessa cardui chromosome 24, ilVanCard2.1, whole genome shotgun sequence includes the following:
- the LOC124540110 gene encoding 26S proteasome regulatory subunit 8 yields the protein MTLTKMEVDSVKGEGFRPYYTTKIEELQLIVAEKSQNLRRLQAQRNELNAKVRMLREELQLLQEQGSYVGEVVKPMDKKKVLVKVHPEGKFVVDLDKNVDINDVTANCRVALRNESYTLHKILPNKVDPLVSLMMVEKVPDSTYEMVGGLDKQIKEIKEVIELPVKHPELFDALGIAQPKGVLLYGPPGTGKTLLARAVAHHTECTFIRVSGSELVQKFIGEGSRMVRELFVMAREHAPSIIFMDEIDSIGSSRIESGSGGDSEVQRTMLELLNQLDGFEATKNIKVIMATNRIDILDPALLRPGRIDRKIEFPPPNEEARLDILKIHSRKMNLTRGINLRKIAELMPGASGAEVKGVCTEAGMYALRERRVHVTQEDFEMAVAKVMQKDSEKNMSIKKLWK from the coding sequence ATGACGCTTACTAAAATGGAGGTGGACTCCGTGAAGGGCGAAGGATTTAGGCCGTACTATACAACAAAAATCGAAGAACTGCAGTTAATTGTAGCCGAAAAGTCTCAAAATCTTCGACGTCTGCAAGCTCAGCGAAATGAGCTCAACGCTAAAGTTCGTATGTTACGTGAGGAACTCCAACTCCTGCAAGAACAAGGCTCCTATGTCGGAGAAGTTGTCAAGCCTATGGACAAAAAGAAGGTGCTCGTCAAAGTCCATCCTGAAGGAAAGTTCGTAGTAGATTTGGACAAAAACGTTGATATCAATGATGTTACTGCGAACTGTCGCGTCGCTCTCCGTAACGAGAGCTACACTCTTCACAAAATATTACCAAACAAAGTCGATCCTTTAGTGTCCCTTATGATGGTAGAAAAAGTTCCAGATTCGACTTATGAAATGGTAGGAGGTTTGGATAAGCAAATTAAGGAGATCAAAGAGGTGATAGAACTGCCCGTGAAGCACCCTGAGCTGTTTGATGCACTGGGTATTGCACAGCCTAAAGGAGTGCTGCTGTATGGCCCACCAGGTACTGGTAAGACGTTGTTAGCGCGTGCCGTCGCCCACCACACCGAGTGTACCTTCATCCGAGTCTCGGGTTCAGAACTTGTGCAAAAATTCATTGGTGAAGGAAGTAGAATGGTCAGAGAACTCTTCGTTATGGCAAGAGAGCATGCTCCTTCTATCATTTTCATGGATGAAATTGATTCTATTGGTTCTTCACGTATTGAGTCTGGCAGTGGTGGTGACTCTGAAGTACAGAGAACCATGTTAGAGCTTCTTAATCAGTTGGATGGATTTGAGGCAACAAAGAACATCAAAGTAATTATGGCCACCAACCGTATTGACATCCTTGACCCGGCACTATTGAGACCTGGTCGTATTGACAGAAAGATTGAGTTCCCACCACCGAATGAGGAAGCTCGTTTGGACATTCTAAAAATTCACTCCCGTAAAATGAATCTTACGAGAGGTATTAATCTGCGTAAAATAGCAGAGCTGATGCCAGGAGCGTCTGGTGCAGAGGTGAAGGGAGTATGCACTGAAGCAGGCATGTACGCTCTCAGGGAACGCAGAGTTCATGTCACTCAGGAAGACTTTGAAATGGCAGTAGCCAAGGTGATGCAAAAGGATTCCGAGAAAAACATGTCTATCAAGAAATTATGGAAGTAA